The Neurospora crassa OR74A linkage group I, whole genome shotgun sequence genome segment AACGAAGTGTTTCGTTCGGTTTGAAACGCATCAACATGATACGGCAGGGCTTATCATGTTCGGTGAACAGCCTGTGAGGAATCTTCTCTGGAGCTGACACTGTTCAATTCACCACGGCGAAACGGACAATTTCCTCTCGGAGTTGGCGACACTGGGTGGTTGGCATCCCGTTCCAGCAAACTTACAGCTGCTCAGGGGTAGTGTATGCACTATTTTGCGCCATACGCCGTACCTGACAGAGGAGCGATCTAGACCCCTGTCTTGCCACGTGGGAAGAGCTGCTCGTCCGCATCGAGCGAACGAACAACGTGGACCTGAATGAACACCCCTGGACTGGACAAGACTACGAGCCGCTAACGATCTGTGGTTGGTGTAGCTTGGTCCGAACTTTGTCGGTGTCCCTCTTCTCCGATCTCGTCTTTCACGTTGGGGGAGGGGATCAAAATTGATGCgcaacatcatcatgacGAGTGTGGTTCCTAATGATCAGCGCCGGCACCAAGTGCTGCTGTGTCGATACATGTTCtcatgatggtgatgaagggCCATTCAATAAGCTGTTTGTTCTGCTACCGCCTCGAAACATCTTGTGGTTGAGGTGCCGTGGTCGATTTCCTCACATTATCTCATGAGCCGCAGCCAAGAGCCGAGTCCGATGTTGGAACCAAGATATTCCCGTCATCATCTCCGGGGTTCATCGTTATGATGTGGTTTGTCTTAGTGTACTTTCTCCAACAATAACGACCACCATGTCCAACGTTGTCACCAAATTTTGTTTGGACGTCTGCCTGGCTTGCCGTCCCTTCGCCCCGCATACGCCAAATTAAAATTTGCTGATACATATCTGGGGGTGTCTTACCATGGCTCCATGTGGACACCACTACGGCGAGACTACCTACTTTGGTCAAGCTTATGGCGCTACAGGACGCTACCGCTGACGGCGATGAGTGTCGATCATTGAAACTTTTGAAAAGTGTGGGTAGACGTTTCCACGTATTCAATGTTACCGCGACTCGGTTGGTTCCGACTTCGTTTCTGGGGCGAAAGTTTCACGCTTCATCTCAACAAGCTTACGTACAATTATCTGGCTGAACTTACCCATGCCTCTTGAGAGGGCAGTGAACCGAGTCCCGAGAACGACGACAATGAGGCTAaaatgaaaaagaaagaaaaaaaaaaagaaaaacagacAGGCTAGCGCTGGGGAGCCACTAGTGCCAGACTATGAACCCTCTCTTCCCACTTTGCTAAATTTCGTGCCTGTGTCAACGTTGCCAAGGGCTGTGTTCTCGTGATTCAAGTGTTGATGCTGCGACACTACGGACATACGGTGGGTTCCATTGCGCTGGTAGCTCCGAGGTTCTCGCTGCCCCAGGTGCCCGTCAACGGTGCTGCTAGTACCACAATTTCACAGAGATGGAAGAGAAAACAGTTTCTTTCCCAACCCAACACATTATGAGGGTACGTATGTAATATTGGACCCTGCTTGTTTCTACTCCTAGCCTTGGCCTGTTCTTGGCAACCTGGAGCAATGTAGATGATTTGATTTGTTTTTGTCATCAAGCCGGGTATCGATCGGTTGTTTCGGCAATCCAGaagggttggtgttgtccaAGGTTTGTTTGGTAACATCCGCCGCGTACCAGATCTCGCCTGTGCAACAAACACTCACACAAATGTACCTGATGGGGGAATAACGGGGTACGACACGCCATTTACCAAGTAAGTCAACGATCATTCCTCCATTGGGACGTAGGCAATATCTCTCCCATTCAATTGAGGCATACATACTGCACAGTACACCAGCCACTGACTGCTACACACAGCATAGCATAACATACAATGTTCTCTTGGCCATTGCCCCATTTCAGCCTGTTTTACATGACGTTCGTGATGGTTGCGGTGAGGGTGGCCGCCTCTTCTGCAACCACTTGCGCAAACGGAAAACGGATATCAGATATCAGGCGATGATGCACATATGACCGGTTTTGGTTCACAGTAACTGTGTACACCGGAACTAGGTGATAAACGAACCTGCATCACAACCAGTTCGTCCTCTTTCCGCCTTGAAGGATTCTCCCTCTACCgttcctccctctctctgtctGTTTGGcagttgtgttgtgttgtgctTGTTGAGATGGCGCCATATGTATGATATTGGTCGGTTTAGTCCGGCTATCTTCTTGGCACAAGTGCAGTGCCTGATATTAATTACGCCCAGACCATGAGGCCATATCAGGCCTTGTGAGTCCAGCTAGCATTCTACGTGCCATGTCACCCTAGCCTCGAACTACAGCGTTGTACTTGCACCATGCCTCGGATGCCAGCGATAGAGTCAACTTCACGATTACTGCACAGACGTCGTCTGGCTTTGTGTTGCTCTCGGTTTTTCAGCGACTTCGACAACTGCGTGTATAGTGAGTGGCTTGGTGATGACGCTAAGGAGATTTGTAGGCGAGACGAACGAGCGACTTTACTACATCGTGCGATGTTTTACAATGAAAACTTCATGCTCACCCAACTGACAACCCACTGGAGTGATTCCATCACCGTTGCACAGCAATCATCATACCACACATAGTTCCACATCTTGCTATCACACGAAACAAGACGATTGGAAAAAAGCCTTGGGAAAAAATTACCCCATGAACCGATACAAAAAGAATACAAGAAACAGCATCATCGAGCGTAGAAGTGGAAAGTGTCCACAACGAAAAGGTAGCAAAAAATCTGGAAACGCTTTGGACGATGTGAAAAAACACCAAAAGGCATCGTAAAAAGATGCAAAAAAAGGAATTCGAACGACGCGAGCAGGATTTGAACCTGCGCCTCCGAAGAGATTTGATAGGCCTCGAATGGGTAGTTCGAGTCAAACACCTTAGGCCACTCGGTCATCGCGCCTTGGATTTTGTTATTATTTGGCTTCAAGCATCTTGCCTATATGGAACATTAGAGCTACCCTCCTATGAATCCACGACACACAACTTCCTTCTACGAAAGCTACAAACAGTTTATTCTTGATTTGCCTCCCAAAGCCAGTACTTTATCTGCTGTGGATGCGAGTTATTCATCTGGGCATGTCACCAAATGCTAGTTCGTACTACTTCGTCCAGGCAAAGAGCATTCTATTCTAAGTATGCTGGCACCAAAAAGTGACCTGTCGTTTTTGTGCCTTGCAAGTGTATGTGTGAATGATCCTATCACTAACCCCAAGCCAACGGCATTACTTATCATCCCTTTTTTCCGTCAGAGTTTCTTACATTTATCCTCTGCCTGGTTACTATAGCgtagtatttatttcctCCCCTCTAGATGCCAGGTTAAACCGcattttcctctttccccccttATGCATAAACATGAACATAGATAAACCTGGGGAGATGATGAGCATCGTAGTCCTACGGTACCGCGTGGGGGTGTTTCACAGCGTACACTGATATCTTGCCGTCGCTACCTTGGTCAGCCCCCCTTACCAAAAATACCAGCAGATAGCTCCCGCGGGACTCATCATCCCCCATAGTGTTTTCGTTCAGACTACGCACACCTTGAAGGAAGGTTTGAAAGATATGCCATGGCTGCCCTGTGAGAGATATGCCAGTGGTGCATAGGGAGGGAAATTATCAACACACCATCTTCGGGCTACCTTTCTAGCTTCAGACTCCGTGTTTGTTCAGCTGACGACACCTATTACGACGCTGAGTCCGCGTCCTTGGGTCATAAAAAACTGTCTGATATTGCAACATGGACAGTGTCGGAGAGAACACAGGGGGACTCTCCAAGAATGTCTGACTCAGCGATCCAGCATTTCGACAACCTCAAACCGGAACCGGACCAAGCCAAGACCATAAATTCGCCGTTCCTAAGCCTTTGGGGATTTCTAGCAACTTCAAGACAACAAATGTGGAAATGTGGTACTCCTGCCTCCACTGTCAAGAAGATACATCCATAGATCCCCGACAACCGTACTGGTACCTCTGCGATCTTCCAGTAATATGATACAGGTTTCGAAATTGTCACCACCCAATAAAATGCTGACGAAAAACCGAGTGATGGGCAGTCCACCAAGATGCGACAACAATGTACGGTTATCGAGATCTTACTTGAACATCAGGGACCAGTGGAGCGCCAAGGTTGGCCACTGTCCAAGATGCATTATGGCCCCCCCCAGGATGGTGTGTAAATCCTATGCCAGCGGCTCGATCGGCATCCATGAATTGAAACTTCGGTGTTGTTATTGATGGAAATTCAACGTGAAATTGGATATTCTCCTTTTGCCCCAGATCCGGTGTGGGCTGCATCAAGAGTCGTTCGGTGTTTATTACACGAGTTTAATTTCGTCAGGGGGAGGCGTGTTTCATGTGCCTGGGTTGGTGGTCGATCCCCAAAAAGGGACTGAAAAGGCTGCCGATTGCATCATCTGGAATGAGGCCTGTAACGTAAGGGTACGTACGTACCGTGTTGGTAAAACTACCCCAGACCAAGGTATTTCCGTACGGATGATTCATCCTTGGAGTTGCAACCACAGATTCTTATGTGGTGTGATTGCCCATCACGTCCTGGCAGCATGGCAATCTCTGCCAAGGTATCCGCCATGCCCTTTTCGTGCTCTGGGAAGCGAAATCTACCAATCGGTTGAGCGAAATGGGAATGTTttgaaggccaagaagaacctTGCCTTGCTGAGGGTTCCGGATACGACAGGTACAACAGGTACACCAGGCATACCAAGCATTTGGAAAAACGCTAGGTGCACAACATCCGTAGATCGCATTCCAGGCTGAATTGTTCGTTTCAAGTCCGTGGGGCAATAAGCCGTTGATGACATCAGAAGACAGAATGATCAGCTGGCCTGTCTAACCTGACCACGGTGCCTGGTGATGAGCGGCGGAGAGGTCACTCCGAGTCCCGATGAAATCCAGGGAGTCTGAAAGAACCGTCAAAAGCAGGCGGTGTGAtggaaggcggaggagggaagagaagcTTGCTTGGGTCCTCCTGCTTTTCCCATCCCTTGTAAAGTGGCATCGTGATAGCCATGAAGGACTGTCTTGGTGGACCAACTTCAGCCGAACTGCCAGCTTGGCAGCCGTCTCAAACTGCGTCGTCCTCTCCTACGGCAGCCTCGGGAAGTTGTGTAGACGTGATCCAGTTTTCCATCATCGCCTGGCCGCCAGGCTGGGCCGTCAGAGCCTTGCCACTCGAGGGCCCAGTAACGGTCTTCTCAACGTCCCGCCGTTTCACGACAAGGCAGAGTACGCGGCCGTAGATGGCAAAGCCCTCGTATGATATGTCCATAGCGAGCTTCTTTTTGTCATCACGTTCTTCCTCCTGAGCAGCGGGCTGCTTGGATTTGCGACGCTTCCTTTCCGGAGGCCCTTCGCTTCCAGCATCGTCACTGTCACCGATGAACAGGCCATCATCGTCAGATAGGTCCGAGGCAACCGCTTGGGCCTCGTCATCGGTGCCACCCTCATTCTTTGGTCCCGATGATTGTTGACGTCGTCGTTTTGATCTCCTATTGGCGGAGTCGGATATGACGTCCGTTTCATCAACGGTAGGGATATCGTTTAGATTGACCTCCTGATCTTCGCTATCATCCTCTCGTAGAACGGGcacatcatcgtcgtcggctGCCTCCCGAAGTAGAGCGGCCTCTACGTCAACGTCGATAGGTGCTTCACGTGATTCTCCCGTGAGCTTGGACGAGTTGGATTTTAGTTTGGTCTGGACCTTGTCTCGAAAGTGCTTTTGCTTGTGCAACAGGGAGTGTCGAGTGTCTGTTTCCGCAAGAAAGACGGACACTTCAAAGTCATCTATGAAGATGTCAGTttacaggtaggtagtgcACATCAGCCATAACGCGACGGATCAGGGAGGCAGGTTGTTATGGTGTTGGGCCGAACAATAGCCAGACATACCCTTGATGACCACGTCCTTGATACTCCGCTTCTTGCTGCTCTTCTTGCTTTGCGCGCGTTCCCTCTCCTCACGCAGCTTTGGCAGTACCAGTGGACGTACGGCCTCGATGACCTTGGCAAGCATAGGATTCCTGGGGTTTAGAAGCCATGAGTGTGCCAGGGCCGGGTTATCGAGGTAGATACGACATTCGAGCACCGAATACTTTGTGATCCGAAGGTAACGTCTTATCGGCGCCATGGATAAATAATATCCAGTGCACGTGGGTCATACAACTCTGTTTTGTTAAGTGGCGGGGATGAGACggatgttgatgacgatgatgtagGTATTCTTTGTTGACAAAGGAAGCAGTGGGGTTAGCGGTTGCCAGGGCATGTCGTGCGCCCGTCCTTAGCTCAGCGGACCGGGCAGCCTTGCAGCGCCGACGTTTACAGGGGAGAGCGGGAGCTAGCGAGGAGCTATGCAGCCTGACGGGGGCTGCGCTGCCCCTCTGTGCGATATCGCGTCGCGAAAATTCACAGCATCTTGAGGTCTTTGGTTGGGTACCTTACTGTATCCAACCCCAACATGAGGCGTCAAACATGTCGAAGAACTGGTCTTCCACGCTGAGACTGCCAAAGTCCACTCTTCCGTAAGAACACGAACCGTCTCTCCAGACATCTGTGCGGATACTGACATCAGACGAGACAGGCCGCGCCCTCTCCCCACCCAACACAAAGAATACATCAAGAAATGCGCCGATGACTTGTACAAGTGGCAGGCCGCCAACCGCCCTGCTGACGataccttcctcctccacgatGGCCCTCCCTACGCCAACGGCAGCCTTCACGCCGGCCATGCCCTGAACAAGATCCTCAAGGACATCATCATCCGTACTAAGGTCCAGCAAGGTGCGCGAACGATGCCAGGCGGCTGATTCTCCGAGCGCTCCGAACCTTTGACTGATCAGCTGTGTTGCGTCAGGCCAGCGTGTCACCTACATTCCAGGATGGGACTGTCATGGACTTCCGATCGAGCTCAAGGCCGTCAGCACCGAAGAAGGCAGGACCATGACACCCCATGCCATCCGCCAGGCAGCGCGCAGTCTGGCTGCCAAGACGGTGTTGGAGCAGATGGATAGCTTCCGGACATATGCCGTCATGAGTGACTGGGAGAACCGCTGGACAACCATGGACATGGCCTTCGAGATCAACCAGCTGCGTCTCTTCCAGAAAATGGTCAGTCGCGGCCTGATCTACCGCAAGTTCAAGCCTGTGTACTGGTCACCGTCCTCCGGAACTGCCCTGGCGGAAGCCGAGTTGGAGTACAACGAGGCGCATATCTCCAAATCTGCATACGTCAGATTTCCCATCACCAAGGATTCCGCTCGCATCCCTGGCCTGGAGGGCTTTACCGGCAATCTTTATGCCGTTATCTGGACGACCACTCCCTGGACCCTCCCCGCCAACAGAGCCATTGCCGTACACGATGATCTGCTCTACCATGCGGTGCGCGTGGGTGATGACGCCTATCTTGTTGCTGAGGGCGGTCTCGAGCGCGTCGCCAAGGTCTtgatgggagaggaggggactCCCGAGATTTTAGCCACTGTGCCTGGTAGCCAGCTCACCCAGCTGCAGTACGTCAATCCTCTCCAGGGTAAATCTGCTGCTCCTCAGCCATTCATCCACGGCCCCTTCGTCACGCCAGATTCGGGAAGCGGTCTCGTTCACTGCGCCCCAGGCCACGGTTTCGATGACTACCTGCTCTGCAAAGACTTGGGAATTCCTGTTTCCGCACCTGTTGACAACGATGGTATCTTCACCGAGGAAGCCTATCCCGATGACCCAAGCCGGCTCAAGGGCATTCCTGTGCTTGAGGGCGGTTCTGCTGCCGTGCTCGAGCTTTTCAAGGACAATGTTCTGAACGTGCACAAGTACAAGCACAAGTACCCTTACGACTGGCGGACCAAGaagcccatcatcatcagggCCACGGCGCAGTGGTTTGCTGATGTGGACAACATCAAAGAGTTGGCACTGAAGGCTTTGGAGGAGGTCAAATTCGTTCCCGAAAGCGGGAGAAGCAGACTCGAAGCCTTCGTCAAGGGACGGAGCGAGTGGTGCATCTCACGACAGCGTGCATGGGGTGTACCTATCCCTGCATTATACGATGCCAATGGCGATGCAGTAATGACTGAAAAGACCATCGAGCACATTATCTCCGTCATTCAGGAGAGAGGTACCGATGCTTGGTGGTCTGATGACCCTCATGACCCTGTCTGGATTCCCGCATCTCTTCGGGGCAAGGGCCCCTTCACCCGTGGTAGAGATACCATGGACGTCTGGTTTGACAGTGGTAGCAGCTGGACCCAGACGGATAGGCAAGCGGATGTCTATCTCGAAGGCTCTGATCAACATCGCGGTTGGTTTCAGTCGAGTTTGCTCACTCGAGTAGCAGCTATGGCGGTTCAAAGCCCGACAGCTAATGGTACGACCAATGCTGTTGGCCTGTCACCATTCAAGACACTCATCACTCATGGCTTCACGCTAGATAAAGCCGGCAAGAAGATGTCCAAGTCACTAGGCAACATCATTTCGGCGGACCAGGTCATGGATGGTTCTTTGCTTCCTCCGCTGAAGGTCAGGAACAAGGACAGGGATCCGAATGCGCCTCCCCCGAAGGATGCCCTTGGCCCCGACGCCTTGCGCTTGTGGGTAGCGAGCAGTGATTACACCAGTGACATTGTCCTCGGCGAGCCTGTGCTGAAGACTATCCATCAGTCCCTAACCAAGTATCGCACCATCATCAAGATGCTGACGGGCTCGATGGAACAGTCAGCCAGAGCAGCTCCACTGACTGCCTTGGACCACATTGCTCTTGTCCAGCTGAAGGATGCTATGGTGGAAATTGAGAGACACTATCAAAACTACGAGTTCAACAAGGCTTTCAGCAGTCTCAACAGATGGATCGCCAACGATCTGTCTGCCTTTTACCTCGAAGCCCTGAAGGACAGGCTGTACTGCGCCGATGGCGGTGGTGTCCTAGAGCCTATCTTTATGGGCTTCCTCAGA includes the following:
- a CDS encoding isoleucyl-tRNA synthetase, which encodes MSKNWSSTLRLPKSTLPPRPLPTQHKEYIKKCADDLYKWQAANRPADDTFLLHDGPPYANGSLHAGHALNKILKDIIIRTKVQQGQRVTYIPGWDCHGLPIELKAVSTEEGRTMTPHAIRQAARSLAAKTVLEQMDSFRTYAVMSDWENRWTTMDMAFEINQLRLFQKMVSRGLIYRKFKPVYWSPSSGTALAEAELEYNEAHISKSAYVRFPITKDSARIPGLEGFTGNLYAVIWTTTPWTLPANRAIAVHDDLLYHAVRVGDDAYLVAEGGLERVAKVLMGEEGTPEILATVPGSQLTQLQYVNPLQGKSAAPQPFIHGPFVTPDSGSGLVHCAPGHGFDDYLLCKDLGIPVSAPVDNDGIFTEEAYPDDPSRLKGIPVLEGGSAAVLELFKDNVLNVHKYKHKYPYDWRTKKPIIIRATAQWFADVDNIKELALKALEEVKFVPESGRSRLEAFVKGRSEWCISRQRAWGVPIPALYDANGDAVMTEKTIEHIISVIQERGTDAWWSDDPHDPVWIPASLRGKGPFTRGRDTMDVWFDSGSSWTQTDRQADVYLEGSDQHRGWFQSSLLTRVAAMAVQSPTANGTTNAVGLSPFKTLITHGFTLDKAGKKMSKSLGNIISADQVMDGSLLPPLKVRNKDRDPNAPPPKDALGPDALRLWVASSDYTSDIVLGEPVLKTIHQSLTKYRTIIKMLTGSMEQSARAAPLTALDHIALVQLKDAMVEIERHYQNYEFNKAFSSLNRWIANDLSAFYLEALKDRLYCADGGGVLEPIFMGFLRMLAPITPVLVEEAWEHRPAWMKEDPSILHPLHQLYNSPLIDSSRLSYDEGVLRKDIPVLMETHAAIKAASELARRGKVLGSSLGCSVVIKAPKDSKALSVLQKYKDELDTMFVVSSVDLGGAIEGEPAWKYVQDFEMGGHGCQAWVLPPKDHKCPRCWRFVAPAEDSLCVRCEDVVGEGVQ